A stretch of DNA from Anopheles ziemanni chromosome 3, idAnoZiCoDA_A2_x.2, whole genome shotgun sequence:
GACGGTGGCCAGCTTGCCGCCCTCGTACAAGCTTCAGTATGCAGAGACTCAGccccccagcagcagcaccaccaccacaaccaccctCGCTACTGGCTTCGGTGACAGTCCGTTGGATTTGACGGTGCGCCAAGTGACGGCAGCGGTGGTCACACCGGCACCAATAACACCTCCGGCGACGCCGTCACCGCTTAAAAAACGCTACCGCGAAGACAATCTGTTCAATTTCCCCAAGGCCGACGAACCGGTGGCCAAGCGGATAAAGTGTGATGTTCCTAGCGCGCCTCCTCCTGCGCCGGTTGCGGAGGACAGGAGCAAGGAGCTAGCGACACCGGCGAAACCCATCGGGGGGAAGAGTGGCGCCACGCAAGGGCCTCCAAAGAGCGCGAAAAACCCCCCTGCCGTACCGGCCCCGTCCGGTGGGGCGAAGGAACGCCGAGCCAAGGCCATCCGGAAGCTAAAGTTCGACGAGGAAAACTCTTCGCCCGTGTCGGGCACGATCATTATCTCGCTGGAGGAAGCGCTCAGTGGCGACTCGCCGCGTGAATCTGGTGACATCGATCCGCAGTTCAATCTGGTCGAGGTGTCGGACGAGGTGCGGGCGGAACTGGCCGCCATCCCGAACGTGATCGGAGGCTACAACTGCAAGCTGTGCCGGCAGGAGTTCGAAGATGCGTTCGGGCTGGCGCAACACCGATGTTCCTGCATCGTGCTGCTGGAGTACCGCTGTCCGGAGTGCGGCAAACGGTTCAACTGCCCGGCTAACTTGGCATCGCACCGGCGTTGGCATAAACCACGCGATCAGGTCGGCAAAAAGGGTGCCAAAGGGGAGCAGACGGTGTCGAGCGAGGCGGACGCAGGTGCTGCAGGCGGGAAGTACCGTTGCGACCAGTGTGACAAAACCTTCAAACGTCCGGCGTACCTCAAGAAGCACCAGCAAACGCATAATCGGCAGCACAGCAAGGCGGCCAAATCAGAACCAAAAGC
This window harbors:
- the LOC131285046 gene encoding insulinoma-associated protein 1; amino-acid sequence: MATIAPPPPQSRLVSSIGLLTTVASLPPSYKLQYAETQPPSSSTTTTTTLATGFGDSPLDLTVRQVTAAVVTPAPITPPATPSPLKKRYREDNLFNFPKADEPVAKRIKCDVPSAPPPAPVAEDRSKELATPAKPIGGKSGATQGPPKSAKNPPAVPAPSGGAKERRAKAIRKLKFDEENSSPVSGTIIISLEEALSGDSPRESGDIDPQFNLVEVSDEVRAELAAIPNVIGGYNCKLCRQEFEDAFGLAQHRCSCIVLLEYRCPECGKRFNCPANLASHRRWHKPRDQVGKKGAKGEQTVSSEADAGAAGGKYRCDQCDKTFKRPAYLKKHQQTHNRQHSKAAKSEPKAAPSPSRSVDQYRSEDSNHSNNSYQSNQSASSEKYEPTVESEARTEPPPLTVFTFTTTGIGSPASGHHETPSTGAYYGPSPPSVVSSSGRGSAAPDQYDEPDSDCEERTLVINEDYRDEDEEDEMQRQYRSSYCDRFTEEENLAAAALAGLRNGPSVIRHTTALVV